The Montipora capricornis isolate CH-2021 chromosome 1, ASM3666992v2, whole genome shotgun sequence genome contains a region encoding:
- the LOC138038398 gene encoding uncharacterized protein codes for MASGIFVVLLQYFCLLIGLRQVAPLKYCYNGFDCTCRTDEGTIDLRNVGRRDGLPRFSNIGSYDMEFVKFSWDPCYPYSTGECQNVAACAETIEKERYSIASPNDFKCKLNKEDGRCYLVYEAFVPPRRRTSLNISLACAEMPDTVNDMLVLRPSESAIVFVSSPRYQSKFPPLCGTSRS; via the exons ATGGCCAGTGGAATCTTTGTCGTTCTTCTCCAGTATTTTtgccttttgattggtttaaggCAAGTTGCACCTCTTAAGTATTGTTATAATGGCTTCGATTGCACTTGTCGAACAGATGAAGGAACAATTGACCTCAGGAACGTTGGCAGACGAGACGGACTCCCTCG ATTTTCAAACATTGGTTCATACGATATGGAGTTTGTGAAATTCAGCTGGGATCCTTGTTATCCATATTCCACCGGTGAATGTCAGAATGTAGCG GCTTGCGCTGAGACAATAGAAAAAGAGCGGTATAGTATTGCTTCACCGAACGACTTTAAATGTAAACTCAATAAAGAAGATGGGCGGTGTTACTTGGTATATGAAGCCTTCGTTCCACCACG GAGGAGGACTTCCTTAAATATATCTCTTGCATGCGCCGAAATGCCGGATACAGTCAATGATATGCTGGTGTTACGCCCGAGCGAGTCAGCCATTGTGTTTGTAAGTTCCCCACGCTATCAAAGTAAATTTCCACCACTCTGTGGTACTTCAAGATCATGA